Proteins encoded together in one Streptomyces sp. NA04227 window:
- a CDS encoding GH92 family glycosyl hydrolase, with translation MPLKPRPATGYRAAVGAAALLLLATAESAAITLPAQEPATEREFSTSFEAGQPAPDWVSTVETGPDGSPRAHGVDGGYSGGLPGDVSDKVAEVRASDENTAGGETKENLLDGAPGTKWLTLKPTGWIEYTLEEPAEITTYALTSANDFAERDPSDFTLQGSTDGKDWKTLDTRTGEKFEQRFQTRKFELAEPASYRHFRFEISENNGAKDATQLADLRLATGETDEPVPKDMLSLVDRGPTGSPTAKARVGFTGKRALRYTGTHRAKGRAYSYNKVFDVNLAVARDTELSYRIFPGMADGDRDYDATHVSVDLAFTDGSYLSDLGAKDSHGGPLTPRGQGEAKRLYVNQWNAVASHIGSVAAGRTVDRVLVAYDSPEGPAKFRGWLDDVRIGKAPREEPKAHLSDYADTRRGTNSSNAFSRGNTFPATAVPHGFNFWTPVTNAGSLSWLYDYSRDNNADNLPTMEALSASHEPSPWMGDRQTFQLLPSAAPGSPRTARADRALAFRHENETARPYYYGVRFENGIKAEMAPTDHAAALRFRFPGDDASVLFDNVSEQGGLSLDKDKGVVTGFSDVKSGLSTGATRLFVYGVFDKPVTDGHAEGVKGHLRFDAGTDRTVTLRLATSLIGTEQAKANLEREIPEDRSFESVRDDARAQWDRLLGKVEVEGASEDQRTTLYSSLYRLYLYPNSGFEKVGSTHKYASPFSPMERPDTPTHTGAKIVEGKPYVNNGFWDTYRTTWPAYSLLTPGKAGELVDGFVQQYKDGGWISRWSSPGYADLMTGTSSDVAFADAYVKGVKFDAEAAYRAAVKNASVVPPTPGVGRKGMRTSPFLGYTSTETYEGLSWALEGYLNDYGIARMGRALYEKTGEKRYREESEYFLNRARDYVHLFDSEAGFFQGKDEKGGWRLDSKKYDPRVWGHDYTETNGWGYAFTAVQDSRGLANLYGGRAALGEKLDTYFATPETASPEFAGSYGGIIHEMTEARDVRMGMYGHSNQVAHHATYMYDAAGQPWKTQEKVREVLSRLYTGSEIGQGYHGDEDNGEQSAWYLFSALGFYPLVMGSGEYAVGSPLFTKATVHLDNGRDLVVKAPDNSAENVYVQGLKVNGKRWNSTALPHKLLARGAVLEFDMGPRPSAWGSGAHAAPESITKDDRVPEPRTDALPVSGPLTDNTSATSARTATAELPLPGPERAVQYTLTSADKGAAPRGWTLQGSHDGKRFTSLDRRRDQDFDWTGQTRVFSVPRPGTYRSYRLVFDTPADVAEVELLR, from the coding sequence ATGCCGTTGAAACCAAGACCCGCGACCGGGTACCGGGCCGCCGTGGGTGCGGCCGCCCTGCTGCTGCTCGCCACGGCCGAGAGCGCCGCGATCACACTGCCCGCCCAGGAACCCGCCACCGAACGGGAGTTCAGCACTTCCTTCGAGGCGGGCCAGCCCGCGCCCGACTGGGTCAGCACCGTGGAGACGGGGCCGGACGGCTCACCGCGCGCGCACGGTGTGGACGGCGGATACAGCGGCGGACTTCCCGGCGACGTCAGCGACAAGGTGGCCGAGGTCAGGGCCAGCGACGAGAACACGGCCGGTGGCGAGACCAAGGAGAACCTGCTCGACGGCGCGCCCGGCACCAAGTGGCTCACCCTGAAGCCGACCGGCTGGATCGAGTACACGCTGGAGGAACCTGCCGAGATCACCACCTACGCGCTCACCTCGGCCAACGACTTCGCCGAACGGGACCCGAGCGACTTCACGCTCCAGGGCTCCACCGACGGCAAGGACTGGAAGACGCTGGACACCCGCACCGGCGAGAAGTTCGAACAGCGTTTCCAGACAAGGAAGTTCGAGCTCGCCGAACCGGCTTCCTACCGGCACTTCCGGTTCGAGATCAGCGAGAACAACGGCGCGAAGGACGCCACCCAGCTCGCCGACCTGCGCCTGGCCACGGGCGAGACCGATGAGCCCGTACCCAAGGACATGCTGTCCCTGGTCGACCGCGGCCCCACCGGCTCCCCCACCGCCAAGGCCCGGGTGGGCTTCACCGGCAAGCGCGCGCTGCGCTACACCGGCACCCACAGGGCCAAGGGCCGGGCGTACTCGTACAACAAGGTCTTCGACGTGAACCTGGCCGTCGCGCGCGACACCGAGCTGTCGTACCGGATCTTCCCGGGCATGGCGGACGGCGACCGCGACTACGACGCCACCCACGTCAGTGTCGATCTCGCCTTCACCGACGGCAGTTACCTCAGCGATCTCGGCGCGAAGGACAGCCACGGCGGCCCGCTCACCCCGCGCGGTCAGGGCGAGGCGAAGCGGCTGTACGTGAACCAGTGGAACGCGGTCGCCTCGCACATCGGGAGTGTGGCGGCGGGCCGGACGGTGGACCGGGTTCTGGTGGCGTACGACTCCCCCGAGGGACCGGCCAAGTTCCGCGGCTGGCTGGACGACGTACGGATCGGAAAGGCACCGCGCGAGGAGCCCAAGGCGCATCTGTCGGACTACGCCGACACCCGCCGCGGCACCAACTCCTCCAACGCCTTCTCGCGCGGCAACACCTTCCCGGCGACCGCGGTGCCGCACGGCTTCAACTTCTGGACGCCGGTGACCAACGCGGGCTCCCTGAGCTGGCTGTACGACTACTCCCGCGACAACAACGCCGACAACCTGCCGACGATGGAGGCGCTCAGCGCCAGCCACGAGCCGAGCCCCTGGATGGGCGACCGCCAGACCTTCCAGCTCCTGCCGTCGGCGGCGCCCGGCTCCCCGCGTACCGCCCGCGCCGACCGTGCCCTCGCCTTCCGGCACGAGAACGAGACGGCGCGGCCGTACTACTACGGGGTGCGCTTCGAGAACGGCATCAAGGCCGAGATGGCGCCGACCGACCACGCCGCCGCGCTCCGCTTCCGCTTCCCCGGCGACGACGCGAGCGTCCTCTTCGACAACGTCTCCGAGCAGGGCGGGCTCAGCCTCGACAAGGACAAGGGCGTTGTCACCGGCTTCTCGGACGTGAAGTCGGGCCTTTCGACGGGCGCCACCCGGCTGTTCGTGTACGGCGTCTTCGACAAGCCGGTCACCGACGGGCACGCCGAGGGCGTCAAGGGACATCTGCGCTTCGACGCCGGTACCGACCGCACCGTCACCCTGCGCCTGGCCACCTCACTGATCGGCACCGAGCAGGCCAAGGCCAATCTGGAGCGGGAGATCCCCGAGGACAGGTCCTTCGAGTCGGTACGCGACGACGCCCGCGCGCAGTGGGACCGGCTGCTCGGCAAGGTCGAGGTGGAGGGCGCGAGCGAGGACCAGCGGACCACGCTGTACTCCTCCCTCTACCGGCTCTACCTCTACCCCAACTCCGGTTTCGAGAAGGTCGGTTCAACGCACAAGTACGCCTCGCCGTTCTCCCCGATGGAGCGTCCGGACACCCCGACCCACACCGGCGCCAAGATCGTCGAGGGCAAGCCGTACGTGAACAATGGCTTCTGGGACACGTATCGCACCACCTGGCCCGCGTACTCCCTGCTCACCCCCGGCAAGGCGGGTGAACTGGTGGACGGCTTCGTCCAGCAGTACAAGGACGGCGGCTGGATCTCGCGCTGGTCCTCGCCCGGCTACGCGGACCTGATGACGGGCACCTCCTCCGACGTCGCGTTCGCCGACGCGTACGTCAAGGGCGTGAAGTTCGACGCCGAGGCCGCGTACCGGGCCGCCGTGAAGAACGCCTCCGTGGTCCCGCCGACACCGGGCGTCGGCCGCAAGGGCATGCGCACCTCACCGTTCCTCGGCTACACCAGCACCGAGACCTACGAGGGCCTGTCCTGGGCGCTGGAGGGCTATCTCAACGACTACGGCATCGCGCGGATGGGCCGGGCGCTGTACGAGAAGACCGGCGAGAAGCGCTACCGCGAGGAGTCCGAGTACTTCCTGAACCGCGCCCGCGACTACGTCCATCTCTTCGACTCCGAGGCCGGGTTCTTCCAGGGCAAGGACGAGAAGGGCGGCTGGCGGCTGGACTCGAAGAAGTACGACCCGCGCGTCTGGGGCCACGACTACACCGAGACCAACGGCTGGGGCTATGCCTTCACCGCGGTCCAGGACAGCCGGGGCCTGGCCAATCTCTACGGCGGCCGTGCGGCGCTGGGCGAGAAGCTCGACACCTACTTCGCCACCCCGGAGACCGCCTCCCCCGAGTTCGCCGGTTCCTACGGCGGCATCATCCACGAGATGACCGAGGCGCGTGACGTACGGATGGGCATGTACGGCCATTCCAACCAGGTCGCCCACCACGCCACGTACATGTACGACGCGGCGGGGCAGCCGTGGAAGACCCAGGAGAAGGTGCGCGAGGTGCTGTCCCGGCTGTACACCGGGAGCGAGATCGGGCAGGGCTACCACGGCGACGAGGACAACGGCGAACAGTCGGCCTGGTACCTCTTCTCCGCGCTCGGCTTCTACCCGCTGGTGATGGGCAGCGGTGAATACGCCGTCGGCTCCCCGCTGTTCACCAAGGCGACCGTGCACCTGGACAACGGCCGTGACCTGGTGGTCAAGGCGCCCGACAACAGCGCCGAGAACGTCTATGTGCAGGGCCTGAAGGTCAACGGCAAGCGCTGGAACTCGACCGCGCTGCCGCACAAGCTGCTCGCCCGCGGCGCGGTCCTGGAGTTCGACATGGGCCCGAGACCCTCGGCCTGGGGCAGCGGTGCGCACGCGGCTCCGGAGTCGATCACCAAGGACGACCGGGTGCCCGAGCCCCGTACCGACGCCCTGCCGGTCTCGGGCCCGCTGACCGACAACACCTCGGCCACCTCGGCCCGCACCGCCACTGCCGAACTCCCGCTGCCGGGGCCGGAGCGCGCGGTGCAGTACACGCTCACCTCGGCCGACAAGGGGGCCGCACCGCGCGGCTGGACCCTTCAGGGCTCGCACGACGGGAAGCGGTTTACGAGCCTGGACCGGCGGCGCGACCAGGACTTCGACTGGACCGGCCAGACCCGGGTCTTCTCGGTTCCGCGACCGGGTACGTACCGCAGCTACCGGCTGGTGTTCGACACGCCCGCGGATGTCGCGGAGGTGGAACTGCTGCGCTGA